Proteins encoded by one window of Haliotis asinina isolate JCU_RB_2024 chromosome 6, JCU_Hal_asi_v2, whole genome shotgun sequence:
- the LOC137286705 gene encoding uncharacterized protein → MMFLRACILGYLVSSVLTQTSDPCTVHVCETPGYECRLVIVSCAPDSPCPPQPECVPRGQGLVGSCRYGSPVLEQTGPQIYSTRYCDGQKHCPDTTECNTETQDTQALCCWNPSLGPRLVTMPPVTNNPFHNFNGHCAKTFPLPVFFCYFMVPRCEQDSDCLPGSKCCHTEKCGRQGCLLARFTEECSFLDRLIGLCDHGLYQY, encoded by the exons ATGATGTTCTTGAGAGCTTGTATCTTG GGTTACCTGGTCAGCTCGGTGTTGACTCAGACGTCGGACCCCTGCACTGTACAT GTCTGTGAGACGCCGGGCTATGAGTGTCGCCTTGTCATCGTGTCCTGCGCTCCTGACAGTCCGTGCCCCCCACAACCAGAGTGTGTCC CCCGTGGCCAGGGATTAGTCGGATCGTGTAGGTACGGTAGCCCAGTGCTGGAACAGACAGGCCCGCAGATATACAGCACTCGGTACTGTGACGGCCAGAAACATTGTCCTGACACCACCGAGTGCAACACTGAGACACAAGACACCCAGGCCCTCTGCTGCTGGAACCCATCTCTTG GTCCAAGACTTGTCACCATGCCGCCTGTGACGAACAATCCATTCCACAACTTTAACGGTCACTGTGCCAAGACATTCCCCCTACCGGTTTTCTTCTGTTACTTCATGGTCCCCCGGTGTGAACAGGATAGCGACTGTCTGCCCGGTTCGAAGTGCTGCCACACAGAGAAGTGTGGGAGACAGGGCTGCCTCCTGGCGAGGTTCACGGAGGAATGTTCCTTCTTGGATAGACTCATCGGCCTGTGCGACCACGGACTGTACCAATATTAA